One genomic region from Nymphaea colorata isolate Beijing-Zhang1983 chromosome 12, ASM883128v2, whole genome shotgun sequence encodes:
- the LOC116265326 gene encoding uncharacterized protein LOC116265326 translates to MQSPAGDGHFPHEGVSSQHAYDEDNPFYLHHSDNPDTVLVSQPLTGENYEVWHRAMIIALAAKNKLGFVDGFIPKPTSPKSLVVSWGRCNNMVLSWLLNSLHKTLSSIVVFANNAVHVWTELKIRFSQSNAPRLYQIQMQIINCKQLQCSISVYYTQLKSLWDEYNSYVILPTYDCGAMRQVKEIYEQQRLLEFLMGLNESYTAIRSQILLMEPSPSIPRAYALLVQEERQREVHVSLPSESISAI, encoded by the coding sequence ATGCAGAGTCCAGCCGGTGATGGACATTTTCCTCACGAAGGAGTGTCATCTCAACACGCATATGACGAAGACAATCCCTTTTATCTCCATCATTCAGACAATCCTGATACGGTTCTTGTTTCCCAACCCTTAACTGGTGAAAACTATGAAGTTTGGCATCGTGCTATGATAATTGCTTTGGCAGCCAAGAACAAACTTGGTTTTGTCGATGGTTTTATTCCTAAACCAACATCTCCTAAATCTCTTGTTGTTTCTTGGGGGCGATGCAACAATATGGTTTTGTCTTGGCTGCTGAATTCTCTTCATAAAACCTTGTCGTCAATAGTGGTTTTTGCTAACAACGCAGTGCATGTTTGGACTGAACTTAAAATTCGGTTTTCTCAGTCCAATGCTCCTAGACTTTATCAGATACAAATGCAGATTATTAACTGCAAACAATTGCAGTGCTCCATTAGTGTTTATTATACTCAACTTAAATCTCTATGGGATGAGTATAATTCATATGTTATTTTGCCTACATATGATTGTGGTGCCATGCGACAAGTTAAGGAGATATATGAACAACAGCGTTTGCTTGAATTTTTAATGGGGCTCAATGAAAGCTACACTGCTATTCGCAGCCAAATTCTTCTTATGGAGCCATCGCCTTCTATTCCACGTGCTTATGCTTTACTTGTTCAAGAAGAGCGTCAACGAGAAGTCCACGTTTCTCTACCATCTGAAAGTATTTCTGCCATCTGA